One window of uncultured Methanoregula sp. genomic DNA carries:
- a CDS encoding TetR/AcrR family transcriptional regulator, whose amino-acid sequence MTEHISDKREAILQTALTLFTERGFFGTPTSLISKEAGVATGTLFFYFKTKEELIDTLYRQIKAEAAAAMCRGIEAEPDAKTKLHRLGLNAVAWGLTFPEKRKFMEQFAHSSFVSTTAHEEGMSRFAFLQDLILDGIREGTVRDGDPQLLIAMMASSLSGLMSRVSAVKTPAKRKEIIEQGLDFVWNGVKA is encoded by the coding sequence ATGACTGAACACATCAGTGACAAGCGGGAAGCGATCCTGCAGACGGCGCTCACCCTGTTTACAGAACGGGGTTTTTTCGGGACGCCCACGTCGCTGATCTCGAAGGAGGCCGGGGTTGCTACCGGCACCCTCTTCTTCTATTTCAAGACAAAAGAAGAACTCATCGACACGCTGTACCGGCAGATCAAGGCAGAGGCCGCTGCTGCCATGTGCCGGGGAATTGAGGCTGAACCCGATGCGAAAACAAAGCTGCACCGTCTCGGCCTCAACGCGGTTGCATGGGGGCTGACGTTTCCTGAAAAACGGAAATTCATGGAGCAGTTCGCCCACTCCTCCTTTGTTTCGACAACGGCGCACGAGGAGGGGATGTCCCGCTTCGCGTTCCTGCAGGACCTCATCCTGGATGGAATCCGGGAGGGCACGGTCAGGGATGGCGATCCCCAGCTCCTGATCGCGATGATGGCCTCCTCCTTATCGGGGCTAATGTCACGGGTTTCTGCTGTGAAGACCCCTGCAAAGAGGAAGGAGATCATTGAACAGGGACTGGATTTTGTCTGGAACGGGGTAAAAGCATGA
- a CDS encoding ABC transporter ATP-binding protein, with translation MSVILEAKELSKVYGEVTAVNKVSLAVKEGALFGLLGPNGSGKTTMIKMLTGQTRPTSGSATVLGLDVEKDPVGVRANVGIIPEQETPPSFLTAREYLDFVGAIRKIPDISERADWWFDFLEFRDKKNVLCKDLSRGTRQKLMFAQAFVHEPALALIDEPLINFDPIMQDVVKDYLAEYAKKGKTIFISTHILEVAEEICSEFAILHKGNLLHTGPVADLTARNEHLSSFFLSLVRKDRHA, from the coding sequence ATGTCAGTAATACTGGAAGCAAAGGAACTGTCCAAGGTGTATGGCGAGGTAACGGCCGTCAATAAGGTCTCGCTCGCCGTGAAGGAAGGCGCGCTCTTCGGATTGCTCGGGCCCAACGGCTCCGGCAAGACCACGATGATCAAGATGCTGACCGGGCAGACCCGGCCAACCTCGGGCTCGGCAACCGTGCTCGGCCTTGACGTGGAAAAGGACCCGGTCGGGGTCCGGGCAAACGTCGGGATCATCCCCGAGCAGGAGACCCCTCCCAGTTTCCTCACCGCCCGGGAATACCTTGATTTTGTCGGGGCCATCCGGAAGATCCCCGACATCAGCGAACGGGCTGACTGGTGGTTTGATTTCCTCGAATTCAGGGACAAGAAAAATGTCCTCTGCAAGGATCTCTCCCGGGGCACCCGGCAGAAACTGATGTTTGCCCAGGCCTTCGTCCACGAGCCGGCGCTCGCTCTCATAGACGAGCCCCTGATCAACTTCGACCCGATCATGCAGGACGTTGTCAAGGACTACCTTGCTGAATATGCAAAGAAAGGAAAAACGATCTTCATCTCCACGCATATCCTCGAAGTTGCCGAGGAGATCTGTTCGGAGTTCGCCATCCTGCACAAGGGCAACCTGCTCCATACCGGCCCGGTAGCCGACCTGACTGCCCGGAACGAGCACCTGTCCTCGTTCTTCCTCTCGCTTGTCCGGAAGGATCGCCATGCTTGA